The Medicago truncatula cultivar Jemalong A17 chromosome 4, MtrunA17r5.0-ANR, whole genome shotgun sequence genome includes a region encoding these proteins:
- the LOC25493757 gene encoding uncharacterized protein: MNFVIAYSRGTWHPIMTSDTTIQSYWLNWKVLVCVILIILSTIFSSFLICKYEVLLLSWKPTRNDDMEIQKETSSSSILYEDETWKPSLKGIHPAWLLAFRIFAFIVLMVLLILTVTTDGGSIFYYYTQWTFTSVTIYFGLGCLLSMHGCYQHHKKASGDKVNNVDGYSEQGIDDACTLPQSSNPSSHDKAPQEHIIRQHAGIWGYVFQIMFQINAGAVMLTDCAFWFIIVPFLTIKDYNINLLTISMHTINAVFLLGDTALNCLRFPWFRIGYFCLWTVTYVIFQWIVHAMVKIWWPYTFLDLSSQYSPLCYFSMGLLHIPCYGIFILIMKLKHNVLSKRFPDSYQCGR; this comes from the exons ATGAACTTTGTGATAGCCTATTCCAGAGGAACTTGGCATCCCATCATGACTTCTGATACAACCATCCAAAGTTACTGGTTGAATTGGAAGGTTTTGGTTTGTGTCATATTAATCATACTTTCAACCATCTTTTCATCATTTCTTATATGCAAGTACGAGGTTTTACTTTTATCATGGAAGCCAACAAGAAATGATGACATGGAAATCCAAAAagaaacatcatcatcatcaattttgtACGAGGATGAAACTTGGAAGCCTAGCCTAAAGGGAATTCACCCGGCATGGTTGTTGGCTTTTAgaatttttgcatttattgtGCTTATGGTGCTTCTCATACTCACTGTTACTACAGATGGAGGaagcattttttattattacactca GTGGACTTTTACCTCAGTAACCATCTATTTTGGG CTGGGATGTTTGCTCTCCATGCATGGATGTTACCAGCATCATAAGAAAGCGAGTGGCGATAAGGTGAACAATGTGGACGGATATTCTGAGCAAGGAATTGATGATGCTTGTACACTGCCTCAAAGTTCTAATCCATCTAGTCATGATAAAGCTCCACAAGAACATATTATCCGCCAACATGCGGGCATTTGGGGTTATGTGTTTCAAATAATGTTCCAG ATTAATGCAGGTGCTGTAATGCTGACAGATTGTGCATTTTGGTTCATAATTGTTCCTTTTCTAACCATCAAAGATTACAACATAAATTTA CTGACCATAAGTATGCATACAATCAATGCTGTTTTCCTGCTAGGAGATACAGCTTTAAATTGCCTG aGGTTCCCTTGGTTTCGAATAGGATACTTTTGCCTGTGGACAGTTACATATGTCATTTTCCAATGGATTGTTCATGCTATGGTTAAAATCTG GTGGCCATATACATTTCTTGACTTGTCATCCCAATATTCTCCATTATg ttACTTTTCAATGGGGTTACTGCATATTCCCTGCTATGGCATCTTTATCTTAATAATGAAGCTGAAGCACAATGTGTTGTCAAAACGGTTTCCTGACTCATACCAATGTGGCAGATGA
- the LOC25493758 gene encoding uncharacterized protein: MQSLSLSSTKSLAGLRLMSQEARVKRRGGNSNNMVVACGNNSDKDTAPSSTSFLSRTQTYALLKQQMEVAAKSEDYKEAARIRDSLKLFEEEEPVLRLRRLIKEAIADERFQDAASYRDELKRIAPHSFLKCSSDATTLGVRVQVRSVYIEGRSQPSKGLYFFAYRIRITNNSDDTVQLLRRHWIITDANGRSENVRGIGVVGEQPVLLPRTSFEYSSACPLSTPNGRMEGEYEMIHVDKVGSPSFNAIIAPFSLALLGDDDCNTI; the protein is encoded by the exons ATGCAATCGTTATCATTAAGCAGTACGAAGAGTTTGGCGGGTTTGCGGTTGATGAGTCAAGAAGCGAGAGTGAAGAGAAGGGGTGGCAATAGCAATAACATGGTGGTGGCATGTGGTAATAATTCGGATAAAGATACTGCTCCAAGTTCAACCTCATTTCTATCTCGGACTCAAACATATGctcttttgaaacaacaaatggAAGTAGCTGCTAAATCCGAG GATTACAAGGAAGCTGCTAGAATTCGAGATTCACTTAAGTTATTTGAAGAAGAGGAACCTGTTTTGCGTTTAAGGAGGCTAATTAAGGAAGCAATTGCTGATGAGAGATTCCAG GATGCAGCTAGTTATCGTGATGAGCTAAAAAGAATTGCTCCACactcttttttaaaatgttCCAGTGATGCTACAACACTG GGAGTCAGGGTTCAAGTCAGGAGTGTATATATAGAGGGAAGAAGTCAGCCTTCGAAGGGGCTATACTTTTTTGCATATAGAATAAGAATTACCAATAACTCAGATGACACCGTTCAACTTCTTAGAAGGCACTGGATCATAACCGATGCCAACGGGAGATCAGAAAATGTACG GGGGATTGGAGTTGTTGGTGAACAGCCAGTACTTCTTCCCAGAACTAGTTTTGAGTACTCCTCTGCATGCCCATTAAGCACACCAAATGGTAGAATG GAAGGTGAATATGAGATGATCCATGTTGATAAAGTAGGTTCACCTTCATTTAATGCGATCATTGCCCCATTTTCTCTCGCTCTGCTTGGAGATGATGACTGCAATACCATTTGA
- the LOC25493759 gene encoding triose phosphate/phosphate translocator, non-green plastid, chloroplastic, with protein MQATLLPLSPSFSLYKSRSSLSSSPSLSTSSFSSWTPLVSSHSSSKLISLTPLHSSTRFQTKATTTIDAADSSDSSSPLFKALELGVLFCLWFSFNIYFNIYNKQVLKVYHLPVTLTAFQFAIGTLLVAFMWGLNLYKRPKLTSSQLLAIFPLALVHTLGNLFTNMSLGKVAVSFTHTVKSMEPFFSVLLSSTFLGEMPTAWVVASLVPIAGGVALASATEVSFNWVGFLSAMASNLTNQSRNVLSKKLMVNKEESMDNITLFSVITVMSFFLSVPIALFMEGVKFTPAYLQSTGLDVQQVYIRSLLAALCYHAYQQVSYMILERVSPVTHSVANCLKRVIVIVSSVIFFQTPVSPINALGTGIALSGVFLYSRAKRIKPKTD; from the exons ATGCAGGCTACACTTTTACCTCTCTccccttctttctctctctacaaatCTCGCTCCTCTCTCtcctcttctccttctctctctacctcttcTTTCTCATCATGGACACCTCTCGTTTCTTctcattcttcttcaaaattaaTCTCTCTAACACCCCTTCATTCCTCTACCCGCTTCCAAACCAAAGCAACCACCACCATCGACGCCGCCGACTCCTCCGACAGCAGTAGTCCTCTATTCAAAGCTCTAGAGCTTGGAGTTCTTTTTTGCCTCTGGTTCTCCTTTAACATCTACTTTAACATCTACAACAAACAGGTCTTGAAGGTTTACCATTTACCAGTAACTCTCACTGCTTTTCAATTTGCTATTGGCACACTCCTTGTAGCATTCATGTGGGGTCTTAATCTTTATAAAAGGCCAAAACTCACTTCTTCACAG CTTTTAGCAATATTTCCTTTGGCTTTGGTACATACATTAGGGAATCTTTTCACTAACATGAGTCTTGGAAAGGTTGCTGTCTCTTTTACTCATACTGTTAAATCAATGGAGCCTTTCTTTTCTGTCCTTCTGTCTTCTACGTTCCTTGGAGAG ATGCCTACAGCATGGGTGGTTGCTTCCCTTGTGCCAATTGCTGGTGGAGTGGCGCTGGCGTCTGCTACAGAGGTCTCTTTCAATTG GGTTGGATTTTTGAGTGCTATGGCTTCCAATTTGACGAATCAATCTCGTAATGTTCTTAGCAAAAAACTCATGGTTAACAAGGAG gAATCCATGGACAACATAACCCTCTTCTCAGTAATAACAGTCATGTCATTCTTCCTATCAGTACCTATAGCCCTCTTCATGGAGGGTGTTAAATTTACCCCTGCTTACCTGCAATCTACA GGATTAGATGTTCAACAAGTGTACATTAGATCTCTTCTTGCTGCGCTTTGTTACCATGCGTATCAGCAA GTTTCTTATATGATATTGGAGAGAGTATCACCTGTTACTCATTCTGTAGCAAACTGTCTGAAGCGTGTGATAGTTATAGTGAGCTCTGTCATATTTTTCCAAACACCTGTCTCACCAATTAACGCATTAg GAACTGGTATAGCTCTTTCTGGTGTTTTCCTATATTCCAGGGCGAAGAGAATTAAGCCAAAGACAGATTAA